The following proteins come from a genomic window of Natronosalvus vescus:
- a CDS encoding MarR family transcriptional regulator: MATVPDEFHKEFDKKGDTFFEIAELLYTQPDREFTQDKLAEKVGRSNTTISKHTSMMEKEDWINRQDNQTTFTWNVETHNPARTEGVAAVKMFYMDFLDLLKKHSNTVPGSFAIVGFALILTAIVMFAFFVGLSLKTSVSSGVPNGVYFAIAVGSFLTGVIVTSLSPLQAHLTQLVLRYFPKSLLRK, translated from the coding sequence ATGGCGACTGTTCCTGATGAGTTTCACAAAGAATTTGATAAAAAAGGAGATACTTTCTTTGAGATTGCTGAGCTGCTTTATACCCAACCTGACCGGGAATTCACACAGGATAAACTTGCAGAAAAAGTTGGCCGATCTAACACGACCATCAGCAAACATACCAGTATGATGGAAAAAGAAGATTGGATTAACCGTCAAGATAATCAGACCACATTCACTTGGAATGTGGAGACACATAACCCGGCCAGGACTGAAGGAGTCGCAGCTGTCAAAATGTTTTATATGGACTTTTTGGATTTATTGAAGAAACACTCAAATACAGTTCCGGGTTCCTTTGCGATAGTTGGGTTTGCGCTGATTCTCACGGCAATTGTCATGTTCGCGTTTTTTGTAGGACTCTCGTTAAAAACGTCGGTGAGTTCAGGCGTTCCGAACGGAGTATATTTTGCAATCGCTGTCGGTTCATTCCTGACCGGTGTTATTGTCACGTCACTTTCACCGTTGCAGGCTCATTTGACTCAATTAGTACTGCGCTATTTCCCAAAGAGTCTGTTGCGAAAATAG